The genomic stretch ATGGTGGAGGAAAAACTTTATCTGCCAATTTTTTGGCTACAAAGGCTAAAAATGCTTTGGAGAAAAAATATGGTTCCTGCAAAAGGTTTGAGGCAACAGCTATTCCTCAGAATCTTGTCACGGGAGCATGTCAGAGTGGCAGAATGTATAGATGTCAATGCCTAGAGCTGTTGTGGCGTTCTAAAGACCATTGCAGTTCTTGTCATCACAGTTTTTCTACCTCTGAGGAACTAAGCCAACATGCTAAAGAAAACTGTAAAGCTTCTTTATCTGGTTCTAAACGAAGCCAAACAGCTGAAGATACCACCAAATGCAAGAAGGCAAGAAATGTGGCTTCTCAGGAAAAACGCCTCACTAGTATTGGCATACCTCAAAAAAGATCAACAGATGAGAAAGAAATTGGTGGACGTACTTCTCTGGAAGGCTACCGTGCTGATTGCCCCTTTAATTTTGAGGAGATTATGACAAGGTTCATTGTTCCTAGCTCAGTTAAGGATGGGGTGAATGACATAGGACTTATTGGCAGTGGTGGCGTCCCGTCCCTGTTGGCAGGCCAGTCTCCCTATCTAAGTGATTCCACACTAGCATTGAGCCTTGCAATAACAAATGAGGCCAGTTTAAGGCCTACTGATTTGAGAAGTAGACAACAGAATACTCCACCCAGTGCGGCGATGTACAGCAGGGGCTTTAAAGATTCACATAGGTCATCAAGATCTGTAGAAAATGGCCTATCTGATGAACTATCTATTGCTGGCAGATTGAAATCCATACTGATGAGTGAGAAGGATCAAGTTACTTCAGTAAAGGACAAAGGTTCATCAGTATCTGGGTTGTCAAAAAGCACTATAATTCGTGAATCTTCATCAAGACCATTAATAGGCAGAGCTTCTGAAATTTTGAGGGTTCTTAAGATGAATCTACTTGATATGGATGCTGCTCTACCAGAAGATGCTCTTAGAAAATCAAGGTCAGGTCAAGATCGAAGATGTGCATGGCGTGCATTTGTTAAATCTGCAAAATCAATCTATGAGGTTAGTCACACCTTTCTATTATTTGATGTCTTGCCAATTTGTGTGTTTTAGTTTGATATGTAGGTCCTGTAAGTTGTATCATGATGGAGATTTTTCTCATTTATGctctctttaattttttttacccttCCCCTTCTGGTTCTCAGCATTTTATATGCCCAAATCTCAAGGTGAAATATACATGCTAATCAATAATCTGCTTTTGCGTGCAGACCATACCTTTTGTAATATTCAATAGGTCTCTTTTTTGAGTTCACTGAtgccatttttttaaattttttttcctgAAGCTTACATATCTGGTTCTTTCAAATGTTCTGACTATAAGTATCACTGTGGATTATATCGATGGTATCACTTTAGGCAAGGAATTCTATGGTCTTGATGTGCTTCACATCTCATTGTTGTTCTGTATTCTCTCTTCTTTCAGATGGTACAGGCTACAATCGTATTTGAGGACACAATTAAAAGTGAGTACTTACAAAATGATTGGTGGTATTGGTCATCACCTTCAACTGCGGCTAGAATCACTACTCTCTCAGCTCTTGCTTTGCGCATCTACTCTCTAGATGCAGCCATCTCTTACGGGGAACCGCTGCCCGGCACTGCAATGGAGGTCTCAGAGCCAAGTTGTGCAATAGATAAGGAAGTTCATGAAAGTCCAACTCCAAAGAATCCTTCAAATCCTGGCAGCCCAACGCTTCAGAATACACCTGTGCCAGAGCCAGATTCTCCTGAGAATCCAAGAACTAGGAGTAGATCTAGCAAGCGGAGAAGGGATCTGAGCTGAGACAGGAAAAAAACAAGTTGGTATTTATCTGATGTCGAAATAAACTCAAACTGcttatttacaatttttttggGCAGTGTCCCAGACAAGTTTTTATCATTATAAtcgttgggggggggggggatccTTAGACACCTTTCGGTGGAAGAAGATGAAGGCAGATATGCTTTGCCCCACTGTTTGTCATTTTTTCCGTTAGTGTGTGTACATCGAAGGAGTTACAGAGCTGATTAAAACTACAGTTTTATTGAGGCACAGGAAACAGGTTTATATGTATATAGCCTATCTTGTAAACTCAAGTATTTGTCTTTGTAATTTTCAGCctcgttttttttaaatgtatgtGAAACAGTGAAAGGTCAAAGAAATGTTGTATAATGTACTACATTACGATGATTGTTTCAAAGAAACGTCAATTATATTTCCTCCTGAGATTGCAAGTATACTTATGTTTCTGTTATTCCTCTTACTGTGCTTTTTCCACTTCCTATCAGCTATGTAAATAAGGTGTTACTGGCAATCTGTCATTCACTCAAGTGCCAATGTTTGTTGTAAAACATCTAAAGTCCATTTTTGGTTTTCCAGTTTATTGTTTTGGTCTATTTTTTGCATGAATTTCTCAAAAACAATTCGACAGTTAAATcataaagaaatttaaaaacacaATATATTTCAAAACTAAGACCTGGATTTTCCCACAAGAGGAGGAAAATGTTCAAGATTGAATACAGAGAAGGTTAGTCTGGATTTCTTTGGCAATTTAATTCACTTTCGACTATGATAGTGGTCCAATGTTGGATTAATGAAATAAGTGATTGTGGTTCCGTTTTTTTGTGAAAGTACAGTGCCTTCCCTGTGTTCAAATGTCCCTTCATTTTTGTACTACTTGATAGTGGTCCCAATTCAAACATTCTATACATGTTTCCTGGTGGATGAACATGCTAACATAAATATCGAAGAAGTTGTTGGTGGGTTTTTTAAATACCGAGGATAGTTATTAAGGTAGATTTCACAAATTTGATTTCTTTTACATAGGGATATTACCACATCACAACGGTGTAATGAAATAAGTAGTTATATGGGAAAGCCGTATGGGAATCCCATGCCCAATAACCTTTGCGGTAGATAACCTCAATCAAAGTAACCTGATTCAGCAAAAAGGTAAAACGATGGTTTTCCTTTTCTCTCGCTCTTTTGATTGCACACTATTTTGATTTCGAAGAGCATAAGATAAGCACGCCAATTAAGAAACTGCACCAAAGGTGATATGCTGAAACTTACAAAATTTATAACTGTTGCAAATTATTCCATCTCCAATACAAGATATGAGCGGTGCCGTGATCAATATGCGTTGATTAAACCAACATGTTTATTCATTTCGCTCAGGCCCTGGGCTTCGGACCCAGGCCAGTCTCTACCTTCTTGATCTCAAAAATAAGCATTCTCCACATCTTGAGCACAAACATTTCAGCTTCATCATCTAATATAGTTTGGAGCCTCTCAAGCATCTCACCTGCATCCACATGCTCCTGAGTGCTAGACACGATATAGTCTACTAGTGTGACCTCTTCCTCGCCCAAAAAGTCTGTTATCTTCTTTGATACCCATGGTCTCATTCTCTCATGCAGCACATTCTGTAAAGTACAAAAGTAGGTTTGCTTTGAAACTATTATGCACATTATCTTTCAATCATACCCTAAATAAGAATTCAAATCATCCcctaaataatagtactaaccACATTAACAGAAAAACTAACATAGAATGACAATTCACGAATTTCCTGTCTAACAATTCCtatatgaaattaaatgtttgGTCTTTAATATCATGATCTTAATGAGTTTATTTTATCACAGCCTTTTGAACAATAAAgcaaaatgaataaaatgataataaattacGCCCTCCACCCCCAGAGGATATGATTAATCAAAAAGGAATAATACGACAAAGAGGCATAGAGGTAGTCACCTGATCATAGATAGCCCAGTTGATCTCATAGGAGAACAACTCATCTTTGGTCTTTGGGATAGTGTCAATCAACTGCTTAGCATCCAAAAGCTTCTGCTTTTCTGGGGTCCTTGTTTTATTTGATCTTTCTCTTTCAGAATGATCTCTTCTGCTCTCCTCGCGGATGCTATTGTTCTCTTCCTCATGTCTATCACGGCCACGTTGGCCGGATCTCTCATGAGAGCgtctacttttttctttttctccatcAACTTCTTTAGGATTAACAGTTGAGATACGCTTCACAAATTCTGCTGCAGCAGCCACATTAGCTGTTGGGGCTTCGGCCATGGAAGATTGAATAGCTTCCCGTTCCTCAGTTGAGTAATCAATTGGAACTAGAGGCCTCATCTTCTTTTCCTTATGtgcatcctcatcctcatcctcattaAAAACTGAAGGTACAGCAGCTCGCTTTCCGAATCCTGAAAGCCCAAAGCCCAACTTTTTAGTTGGCACATTGCTATTTTGTTGAATGTCCAGAGCAAAATTAGATGAATTGCTGGTGCCATCCTGCAGCATCCCTTCACCTGTAACTGGTAAAAGTATATGTAAGTTCAAAGGTGGTGAGCCCCAAACTGGAATACGATCACAAGTTAAGCCAGAAGAAAAAAATACCTTCGTAAGTTCTAGGACTTGGTTTGAGCTCAAAGGTCTGATCAGCCTTGCCCTGGTCTTCAGCACTGATTTCATTTGGCGAGATAGCTTTCTCTAATCCAGTAACTGGCAGACCAGTTTCTGTTTTCAGAACCTCAAGCTGTTTCTTCTGATCTTCTTCGGCTCGCATTTTAGCttcagcaatttcttcctcctctctcaCTCTGTCAGCCAGATCCTCTTCCTTCTCCCTCTGTCTTCGTTTCCTCTCTTCATCACTGATCTTATATTTCCTCTTCTTTCCATACCCATCATCACCGTCACGTTCTTGGTCCACAACTTCCCACTTCCTTTCATGagccctttctctctctcgttcTCGCTCTCTCTTCTGCCAatgttctctctctctttctctggaTTCCCATTCTTTTTCACGCACTTTATACCTCCGTTCATCTTCCCGACTCCTATTTTCTCTTTCCTTCTCCCTCTTAGCTCGTTCATGCTCTCGCTCTCGCTCGTATCTTTCAAGTTCCCTTTCTCTTTCTCGTCTTGGGTCACGGTCTCGATCCCTGTTCCTATCAAGCTTTCTACTCCTATCAGGAGAACCTGTTCCTGCTCCATCAGGCTCACTAGAGGGTTTGCTCTCAGCAGTCTTGTCATCATCATTTTTGTCTTCTGTATCTGCATAATGAAGTGTAAGCATTTCATCAATGTCTGGAACAACTACTATGGCATGGAAACAAAAGTCCTGGACAGATTATCAGGTCTGTTAGAATTACATACCGTTCTTCACCCCACCTTCTGGTTCTCTATCCTTTGAACCAGAAGGCTGCTCTGAGTTTGAGTTTCCAGGTCCATCAATAAGTGTTTGTGGGGGTGGGGGTGGAGGAGGAAGTGGTTTGTTCTTCAGCCGTTCCTCTAACATACCTGTGAGCTTCTCGCAAGCATCACGGTCTGCATCCCTGTCTTCATCAGTTACAAGGCTAAAACTGCCAGCCTCAGGATTTTCCTTATTCGGCTCACTGTTATCCTTTGTCTGTTGTTCATCCGATGAAGGCTTTAGAGACTCTTCAGTCAACTTAACAGCTTTGTCAGTATCAGAGCTCGACTCTCTTGCTTCCTCTTTGTCTGAACCATCAATTGCAGATTCCCTGGCTTTCGATCCTTCTATCTTTTTCTCTACATAACGCTCAAGATATTTCCGTGTTGTTTGATTAACATTTAACTGCAGATCATTAAGTTGATAATAAATCAGCAGAAGAGCAAAAGTCCTTCTCAACTTTCATAGTTGGGAGGGATATATgatgcacacaatacacataagAGTAACTAAGTACGTGAACCAAAAAGCCAGAAACGTCAACAACTTGTAGTATAAGATTTCTAATGTAAGAGAAATTGTAGCATGAGGTATCAGCATCTTGCATAAATATGATGAGGCTAACACAGCAAAGTTGAAGAATTACGTATATCTCTTAACAGAAGGCAGTAAATCATACCATCAACTCTTGTCCATCAACTCTTAGCTTATTAAGTAGTCGCAATGCCCGAAGAACTCCTTCAGCAGACTCAAATTCACAAAACCCAAACCCTTTCAAAGTTCCAGTGGGGTCTTGTGGACGTTTCCAATTCTTTACTGGCCCACAAAGCTTCAGAAAGAGTTAGAAGTCAGGCTTGGTTGATATGAACATCAAGCTATATTATTCAAACAAAATTCCATACATATACAAGTTGAATCCAACAAGAGAAGGAATAGAAGAGAACAATATTTCAAGATACTACATCAAACCTGCAGGAGAGACAACATGAAATCATTTTCCACAGTTGATGATATCTTCCCAACATATACAGTCGTCTGTGGCTCCTCTGCTGATGCAACGCTTGGAGTAATGGGTCTAACAACTGGAGGAATAATTGGACCACGAATTCCGATAACTGGAGGGCGTGCCAATGGTGGCATAACACCAACCAATGGCCGCAGAGGAAATGCTGGCCGAAGCATTGGTGCATAAGGAGAAGGATAACGAGGTACTCCTGCATGAAGAGGCCACAAAACTAGGCAGATTGTCAACAGCATGCTAATCAAATTACATATCAACTGACTATAGATTGAATCAAGCATAAATAGATCTAACAAGATGAATCAACTGTTGTTACCAAAAACATCAAAGCAATAAGAGATTGCAGCACAGGCATGACAACACTCACCAGCTGAACATATAACCTGAAGGAACATCAAGAAAATAACATTGGGATTCATGATACAGGAAATGCATGAACAGGGCATACCTTAAGCATTGACTTGCAAACAGAAGGCATGCCAAAACTATCCAATTGGAGGCACCATAGGTGAAGGTTTAATTCGAGAAGTGAGATGACTAAACCAAATTCTCACTCAAACCACAACACATTTCAGACATAAAACTAGTATTTAAGGCTTGATTTCTTATTTACATGCATAAGAAAAATCACATGGGAAGATTGTATGGTTAGGATGATTTTGATGCCTTGAATGAGAGGCATAGCTGCACTCAACTGTTAGCATAGTCTGCTGTCGCCAGTTCAAAATTAACATCCCATAAAAGGGCTAAACATTTTTATCACTACAGTAATAGCCTACTCAGTAAACAGCAAACCAGAACCACTTAAGATTGGAATGGAAAAATCACATTTTTCAGTCATTAATTTTCAAATATCCTATGTTTTTCCTTATTCTATTCTTTCTAAAGCATTGGACTTACAATATCAATATATATTCCATTAGAACAAATGCAGTAGAAATCAATGAAATCAAGCAAATTAAAAATGTGTGCATACCAACAAAAGGAGTTGAAGTGTGAGGGATACTCAGTCTCTAATGAAGCCTTCCAACTTTTCCCACCGTTAACAATCATGAGACACTGTAGAGAAAACATCTCGTCATCGATACCCCTAATCTGACTAACATGTACCCCTCCCTATCCCTTATGCCTCGTATACTCTTTCTGTTAACACATTGTAAAATACAGCATAGCAGCACACTTATGCCCATAAAATCAAATCAATTAGGGATCAGTTTTCTTAAAGCGTGATACTTTGTAATGATCATGAGAGGTGATTCAGCTAATAGCCCAATTTCGTTATAAATCCACAAGAAAGTGCATCACTATGCAAAATtaagacacacacacacaactcaTATATCCAGTCTTGTTCAGAGAAAAATTTAATCGTAAATAGAGAGAAAACCCACCCGGAGGCATGGCACCTTGGTGAAGAGGCTGAGGCATACCAGGGTAGCCATTCGACGTAGGCGGCCCGTATCTCATAGGCTGACCGACCATGGCATAAGGAAGCGCCATCACCGGATGCACCGATGCCAACGGGCCGTTCCCAACCGTGGGAGCTGGTACCACTCCTGGAGGTGGAACACCAGGAGCCTGGTAGGGGAAGACATGTTGGAATTGCGGGGTAGCGGCGCCAAGCGTCCCAGCCGGGCGGAAGGAGGGCTGCATCGCCGGTGGAGGAGCAACGAGAACTGATGGAGGCGGAGGGCCGCTAGGACTAGGGTTTGGAAATTGGGGAAGCGATGTGGGAGATGGATCAGATTGGGCGGTTCGAGATTCAGGTTCGGGTTCGGATTTATGGAGAGCGGGATTGTGATCGGCGGCGACGGCGGTTGTTTCCGGCGCTGGCGTTGGATCCGCCATTggtagatgatgatgatgatgatgatgatgaagttgTCGCTTTTCCAGTTCTGGGGGTTTTCAGTTTTCACAGAACGCTTAGATTTCTAAGCCCTAATTTGGGTTTTGTTGGCGGTAAATGTTCTGACATGTGTGCTCCTGATTAGACTAATTACACCATACTCAAAATGtttcattaatattttattaatattttaaattaatacaaaaagttttaagttaGAATattacatacaaaaagtttattAAGGTTTTTAATTAGTATATTATGTTAAACTCTTTAACACCGTTAATTTGATTACTCTAAATCATCCAACTTATCATTAGAATAATAGTAAATGGAATAGAGTTTACCTTCAAGAAGATGAAATAACTTAGCTTTTCTCTCCTAATTGCTTCAAAAAAATCTGATAGCTTCTTTCTGtgaaaaaataagtaaattgTCTACTTTTAGGAAATGTTTGGCTCAAGTGGTTTACACTTTTGAATGTTTATTAATTGCGGCATTTAGATTCTTAGATTTGATTCAAAAGTATTTCAACTAAAATTTTTAGTCTTGGTTTATGAATATTTAAGGATGGgattcaaaattttgatttgtagTTTTGTTGGTATTTTAAGAATGTGTTTCAAAGATCTTGTGAAGGAGCTGGGAACATTAATATATATATCGTAGATTAAGCAAGTGTGGTAATACAGAGATGCATTAATGGAGCTTTGTGATACATGTTTTATTAGAGCTTTGAACATTAAAAAAGTTAAACGGTGTTAAATATTTTAACATAATGTACTAATTAAAAATCTTTATGGAACTTTTTGTGTGAACCATGCTAACTTAAAACCttttgtactaatttgaaatatttgtgaaacattttgtatatatGATGTAATTACCCCACGAGATGTTATGTATGGTATAATTACCCCACGAGATGTCATTACATCTTTATCGACCATCCAACCTAGGTATACAACGAGAATCATGTCCATTTTTTGTTCTAAGTAAGGATAGTCTCCGGTGAGATTTGGTCGAACCAGATAGTGCATGGCTGATGGTACGATCTAGCTCTAATACCAATTGATACAATCTCTCTATAATCACTCGACAACGACACTATTAAGTATGCTAGGAATATTGAGTAACTATTAAAGATACAAAGGGTGGGAATCGACACCCTTGAATACACATTCAAAGAATTGTAAACAAGACCATATAGGAGGAGTAATTCATTAAACAATTATAGCTCAATCAACAACATAGTTTTAATATAATAACTAAAAATCTGTTTGTTTGATAAGTCTGATAAAAATGCTTAAAGAACGATACTTAAAACACATTCAAAGAAATCCTAATTTTCTAAAGCTACTCCAAAAAAAACTAAagctaa from Salvia splendens isolate huo1 chromosome 4, SspV2, whole genome shotgun sequence encodes the following:
- the LOC121798219 gene encoding RNA-binding protein 25-like isoform X9 — its product is MPCSCISCIMNPNVIFLMFLQVICSAGVPRYPSPYAPMLRPAFPLRPLVGVMPPLARPPVIGIRGPIIPPVVRPITPSVASAEEPQTTVYVGKISSTVENDFMLSLLQLCGPVKNWKRPQDPTGTLKGFGFCEFESAEGVLRALRLLNKLRVDGQELMLNVNQTTRKYLERYVEKKIEGSKARESAIDGSDKEEARESSSDTDKAVKLTEESLKPSSDEQQTKDNSEPNKENPEAGSFSLVTDEDRDADRDACEKLTGMLEERLKNKPLPPPPPPPQTLIDGPGNSNSEQPSGSKDREPEGGVKNDTEDKNDDDKTAESKPSSEPDGAGTGSPDRSRKLDRNRDRDRDPRRERERELERYEREREHERAKREKERENRSREDERRYKVREKEWESREREREHWQKRERERERERAHERKWEVVDQERDGDDGYGKKRKYKISDEERKRRQREKEEDLADRVREEEEIAEAKMRAEEDQKKQLEVLKTETGLPVTGLEKAISPNEISAEDQGKADQTFELKPSPRTYEVTGEGMLQDGTSNSSNFALDIQQNSNVPTKKLGFGLSGFGKRAAVPSVFNEDEDEDAHKEKKMRPLVPIDYSTEEREAIQSSMAEAPTANVAAAAEFVKRISTVNPKEVDGEKEKSRRSHERSGQRGRDRHEEENNSIREESRRDHSERERSNKTRTPEKQKLLDAKQLIDTIPKTKDELFSYEINWAIYDQNVLHERMRPWVSKKITDFLGEEEVTLVDYIVSSTQEHVDAGEMLERLQTILDDEAEMFVLKMWRMLIFEIKKVETGLGPKPRA
- the LOC121798219 gene encoding RNA-binding protein 25-like isoform X1 is translated as MADPTPAPETTAVAADHNPALHKSEPEPESRTAQSDPSPTSLPQFPNPSPSGPPPPSVLVAPPPAMQPSFRPAGTLGAATPQFQHVFPYQAPGVPPPGVVPAPTVGNGPLASVHPVMALPYAMVGQPMRYGPPTSNGYPGMPQPLHQGAMPPGVPRYPSPYAPMLRPAFPLRPLVGVMPPLARPPVIGIRGPIIPPVVRPITPSVASAEEPQTTVYVGKISSTVENDFMLSLLQLCGPVKNWKRPQDPTGTLKGFGFCEFESAEGVLRALRLLNKLRVDGQELMLNVNQTTRKYLERYVEKKIEGSKARESAIDGSDKEEARESSSDTDKAVKLTEESLKPSSDEQQTKDNSEPNKENPEAGSFSLVTDEDRDADRDACEKLTGMLEERLKNKPLPPPPPPPQTLIDGPGNSNSEQPSGSKDREPEGGVKNDTEDKNDDDKTAESKPSSEPDGAGTGSPDRSRKLDRNRDRDRDPRRERERELERYEREREHERAKREKERENRSREDERRYKVREKEWESREREREHWQKRERERERERAHERKWEVVDQERDGDDGYGKKRKYKISDEERKRRQREKEEDLADRVREEEEIAEAKMRAEEDQKKQLEVLKTETGLPVTGLEKAISPNEISAEDQGKADQTFELKPSPRTYEVTGEGMLQDGTSNSSNFALDIQQNSNVPTKKLGFGLSGFGKRAAVPSVFNEDEDEDAHKEKKMRPLVPIDYSTEEREAIQSSMAEAPTANVAAAAEFVKRISTVNPKEVDGEKEKSRRSHERSGQRGRDRHEEENNSIREESRRDHSERERSNKTRTPEKQKLLDAKQLIDTIPKTKDELFSYEINWAIYDQNVLHERMRPWVSKKITDFLGEEEVTLVDYIVSSTQEHVDAGEMLERLQTILDDEAEMFVLKMWRMLIFEIKKVETGLGPKPRA
- the LOC121798219 gene encoding RNA-binding protein 25-like isoform X10, encoding MATLVCLSLFTKVPCLRVICSAGVPRYPSPYAPMLRPAFPLRPLVGVMPPLARPPVIGIRGPIIPPVVRPITPSVASAEEPQTTVYVGKISSTVENDFMLSLLQLCGPVKNWKRPQDPTGTLKGFGFCEFESAEGVLRALRLLNKLRVDGQELMLNVNQTTRKYLERYVEKKIEGSKARESAIDGSDKEEARESSSDTDKAVKLTEESLKPSSDEQQTKDNSEPNKENPEAGSFSLVTDEDRDADRDACEKLTGMLEERLKNKPLPPPPPPPQTLIDGPGNSNSEQPSGSKDREPEGGVKNDTEDKNDDDKTAESKPSSEPDGAGTGSPDRSRKLDRNRDRDRDPRRERERELERYEREREHERAKREKERENRSREDERRYKVREKEWESREREREHWQKRERERERERAHERKWEVVDQERDGDDGYGKKRKYKISDEERKRRQREKEEDLADRVREEEEIAEAKMRAEEDQKKQLEVLKTETGLPVTGLEKAISPNEISAEDQGKADQTFELKPSPRTYEVTGEGMLQDGTSNSSNFALDIQQNSNVPTKKLGFGLSGFGKRAAVPSVFNEDEDEDAHKEKKMRPLVPIDYSTEEREAIQSSMAEAPTANVAAAAEFVKRISTVNPKEVDGEKEKSRRSHERSGQRGRDRHEEENNSIREESRRDHSERERSNKTRTPEKQKLLDAKQLIDTIPKTKDELFSYEINWAIYDQNVLHERMRPWVSKKITDFLGEEEVTLVDYIVSSTQEHVDAGEMLERLQTILDDEAEMFVLKMWRMLIFEIKKVETGLGPKPRA
- the LOC121798219 gene encoding RNA-binding protein 25-like isoform X8; translation: MATLVCLSLFTKVPCLRVICSAVLWPLHAGVPRYPSPYAPMLRPAFPLRPLVGVMPPLARPPVIGIRGPIIPPVVRPITPSVASAEEPQTTVYVGKISSTVENDFMLSLLQLCGPVKNWKRPQDPTGTLKGFGFCEFESAEGVLRALRLLNKLRVDGQELMLNVNQTTRKYLERYVEKKIEGSKARESAIDGSDKEEARESSSDTDKAVKLTEESLKPSSDEQQTKDNSEPNKENPEAGSFSLVTDEDRDADRDACEKLTGMLEERLKNKPLPPPPPPPQTLIDGPGNSNSEQPSGSKDREPEGGVKNDTEDKNDDDKTAESKPSSEPDGAGTGSPDRSRKLDRNRDRDRDPRRERERELERYEREREHERAKREKERENRSREDERRYKVREKEWESREREREHWQKRERERERERAHERKWEVVDQERDGDDGYGKKRKYKISDEERKRRQREKEEDLADRVREEEEIAEAKMRAEEDQKKQLEVLKTETGLPVTGLEKAISPNEISAEDQGKADQTFELKPSPRTYEVTGEGMLQDGTSNSSNFALDIQQNSNVPTKKLGFGLSGFGKRAAVPSVFNEDEDEDAHKEKKMRPLVPIDYSTEEREAIQSSMAEAPTANVAAAAEFVKRISTVNPKEVDGEKEKSRRSHERSGQRGRDRHEEENNSIREESRRDHSERERSNKTRTPEKQKLLDAKQLIDTIPKTKDELFSYEINWAIYDQNVLHERMRPWVSKKITDFLGEEEVTLVDYIVSSTQEHVDAGEMLERLQTILDDEAEMFVLKMWRMLIFEIKKVETGLGPKPRA
- the LOC121798219 gene encoding RNA-binding protein 25-like isoform X6; its protein translation is MATLVCLSLFTKVPCLRVICSAGECCHACAAISYCFDVFGVPRYPSPYAPMLRPAFPLRPLVGVMPPLARPPVIGIRGPIIPPVVRPITPSVASAEEPQTTVYVGKISSTVENDFMLSLLQLCGPVKNWKRPQDPTGTLKGFGFCEFESAEGVLRALRLLNKLRVDGQELMLNVNQTTRKYLERYVEKKIEGSKARESAIDGSDKEEARESSSDTDKAVKLTEESLKPSSDEQQTKDNSEPNKENPEAGSFSLVTDEDRDADRDACEKLTGMLEERLKNKPLPPPPPPPQTLIDGPGNSNSEQPSGSKDREPEGGVKNDTEDKNDDDKTAESKPSSEPDGAGTGSPDRSRKLDRNRDRDRDPRRERERELERYEREREHERAKREKERENRSREDERRYKVREKEWESREREREHWQKRERERERERAHERKWEVVDQERDGDDGYGKKRKYKISDEERKRRQREKEEDLADRVREEEEIAEAKMRAEEDQKKQLEVLKTETGLPVTGLEKAISPNEISAEDQGKADQTFELKPSPRTYEVTGEGMLQDGTSNSSNFALDIQQNSNVPTKKLGFGLSGFGKRAAVPSVFNEDEDEDAHKEKKMRPLVPIDYSTEEREAIQSSMAEAPTANVAAAAEFVKRISTVNPKEVDGEKEKSRRSHERSGQRGRDRHEEENNSIREESRRDHSERERSNKTRTPEKQKLLDAKQLIDTIPKTKDELFSYEINWAIYDQNVLHERMRPWVSKKITDFLGEEEVTLVDYIVSSTQEHVDAGEMLERLQTILDDEAEMFVLKMWRMLIFEIKKVETGLGPKPRA